CTTGATCAGGCTGAGCATGAGCAGCGCCATGCACACGGCAAAGAACACACCTTACGCCGCAAAGAagttgggtggggtggggttttTGGTTAAGGTCAGTGGGAACGACTGTGATGGAAGAGAAACGTAGCGCTTTTCCTGCCTATGAGCGGTGTGGCCACGGCGGTGGCGGGCAGCTCATCCATCAGGTTGACTCTGAAGAGGGTGTAGCCCAGCAGTGTGCTGATTTTGAAGCCGATGCGGGTACCACTGCTCACGGGCAAGTAGAAACTCATCACATCCACCATCATGAGGAAGATGCTGGGGATGAGGAGGCCCACTACGTACAGCAGGGGGCGCCTTCGGATCAACACCTGCGGGGGCACAAAGCCAAGTTTGCTTCAAAATGGACGCCACAAGCAGAAAACAAGATAGTGACTAGCTTTGTGTGCAGTGTTAAATGTGTTTGTTTCCCCAAAATGATCTCGTATAGTGGCTGAAGTTGTCCTTCATCAAACAGCCCTGGGCTGGCTCCTTTGAGCTGCATGAATGAATAGCAGCAGCAGCCATGCCtggccggcgggcgggcgggcgctcgCTCCACCTGCAAGGGGGCTGCCTATGCATGGGGCCATTTGCCTCGCCGCTAACAAGACGCTCATTGATCAGTCAGCCGCTGAGACAGTCTCATTATGGTCCTTCGCCCTTTGCCTGTCTATCAGAGGCTCTCTTCTTCTCGCAAACAGCCCCAGCCTCATCAGCTGCCATTAGCTGGCTCGACCCGTCCGTCCGTTTGTCCACAAATGTCACATGCGACCAATATGACAGATACAAAGTTGGCGCACATGGAAACGGACGTGGGCGTAGTCGGCGCGGTCCTGCTGGAGGCGCCAGTACCGCGCCGGTATGGACAGCAGCTCCCACTCGCCATCGTTCATGAACTGCCGCCGATCGTTAGCGATGGCCTCCTCGCTGCGCCACAGAGCCAAGTCGATTTCCTTCACTGCACGGAGGAAGCGATCAACAGTGGACAGCGTTAATCACGTGCTGGAAACAATCACGCTTTTGTTCATTTTGCACGCTCAGACTGTATGCACAACACGGTGCCGCCCGTCCGGCCCGCTTGAACTTTGCCGTCTTTACAGACGAGGGAAAGCCCGCCCACCGGAATGTAGCCAGCTGCGGAAGGTGAGGCTGCAATTCTGCTTGTCGAAAGGGAAGGCAAACATCTCCAGGCTGCAGGCCAGGACCACCTGCATGGGCCGATAGTTCTTGACGCACCCCGACGCGTTGACGTAGACGTACGGGATGGGCGGCGACCTTCCCTCGGCCACGCTGCACGCAGATCCAGCCCGACAAACGTCAGTACGTATCATTCGATCGTTTTGTGTCATCGATGTCGACCTACAGTTCATTGACGATAATATCGGGTATCCAGATGGCGTCGGATGACAGCGAAATCTCGTTGATCCCGTCAAATTCGTCCGGGTCCCAAACGAGGAACtcatccgtccagatctgaaTAAACACACGTGAGAGTTTTTTTGGGGAAAGCGTTGTCATTCATGTAACGATGAGACGAAACTCACCTGTCGGTACCAAATACTCGCCGTAATACTCTGCGTTTTGGAATCCTGAAATGAAAGCAGGCTTAGTCTTTTTGAAAAGCTACAGTGGAAAGTAAACTTACCACATCAAGGACAGACTGTAAGATGAAGTCGACAAAAACGGTGGTCGCGCTGGTCCAGTTCTGAACGGGACGAACCCCGCGGTCGTAATTCCTCAGCAAAGCTCTTGTCAGCTGATTCAACGCCGATCTTTTTGGCTTCTCCGGAATACTTTGAGCCATGTGGCCGCCCACAAGCGACACTGATGAAGTTTGAACAATCGTGGTCGTGAACTGACACCATCGGTTCTACTTGATCTTGAAGATGTTTTAGTCCACATGCATGCGATATGACTGTATTTCAAAACATTGCAGTtaaagatttctttttttttttcttttttaaagctACAGTATTTCAATGAAAAGAAGAACATCTTACCCGTCAACAGTAGCAAGCAAATGGCAGACATTGAGCAAGAATTCCTTTTCTtctctcttctttttcttcttcctcttctgtaATAGCAAAATCTCCTGAGTGGGATCGAAGAGGAGCTCCAAGTTGTTTGGAGTGAAGAGCCAGAACACACACAGGGCTAgtgtagacatttttttttacgataTTGATCTTCACCAACCCGAGTAAGCGGATACCGTCCATAGAATGATGAAACACACGAGACAAGATGCGCCCTCAGAGACAGACTATTGTCAACatcaattaaatacaaatggggttggttattttttatgtatattttaattttgtcattttaacaAAAGCAGAAGATACCATTATTATACCATTACGACTTTTCACTGGCTTTCTTTTTTCGACTAGCATAAAATAAATGactaaaaaaaaggggggggtaataggattctgacttttcttctcagaattctgactttaaagtgagaattcatcaagtcagaattctgactttaaagtcagaaagtgggaattctcactttaaagtcagaattctgacttgatTCTCTGAATTGTgaccactttaaagtcagaattctgggaATCCTCTTCCGTAAATGACAGACTGGACAAGTGATGGGGAAAATAAATGATTGACGTTGTTGCTGTGTCCCTCAACACGCCTCCTTGTCAATCACGTCGCGGCTGCGCGCACGCCGCCGGGCCGAGCACGCGCGCGTCGCTTGGCGCTCTCCGCGTGTGACAGATGGCGTGCCAGTGACTCCTCACCCGGGGCTGAAATTTGAAAACGGCAAGAAATTTGGTTGCGATTTTGCGATGATAATCGAAGAGAGCGAAAATGGAGAGAACTCAACCAACACGGTgagcgcaaaaaaaaacaaaaacaaaaaaatggacgACGCGAGTGGAATTACATATGAGCGTGAAAGGCCCTAACTAACCGGACTTGTGTTACTAACCTTAACGCCGAAATCTCGACGTGGTTaaagttgaaattttattttatttatttatttatttatttatttatttatttttattttattgagaatcaacataagacaaaaaaaaatagcgcttgcattttttgtttttgtggattTCACTTGAAAATGTAAACAGTTAAATTATTGGACATGAAGTGACATTTTTTCAAACGAGTTATGACATACTGCATTTGAGACCTATTTTGGTGATTTCTCATTTGTCCTTTTAGGGTGTTGTGTTCTAAGTGACGTGCACTGTCTAATTCTGAAATATTTTGACAGTTAGTCCTCCGGCAAGTAAACAAATCATTTCAATCCATCTTGTGTGGAAAGCAATGAGAAGTCGtcaagttgttgttgtttttccccaAACACTCTGATAGTATTCAAAATTGTAAAACTATTCCTCCGTGTCCTCAAacctgtgttttatttatttatttatttatttatttatttatttatttattcattcattcaacctgtgtgtgtgtgtatatgtttgtGTGAGAGTGAGTCACAGTGGCTTTGTGATGTAGTCCGGTGGCATGCCGAGCAGAATGATAAACAGAACCCTGTCCTATCCATGTCAGCAGCTTAAAATAGAGGCAAAGCGAGGGCTCTCCGATATACCCGGGACACCATATAAGTCTGGTCCCCCTGCTCTGGGctttctgtgtgtttgtgtgtgtgcgcgacgCATGCACCTGTTGTTGTAATGACAGGCTTTATATagcgtggcagcccacccgcctGCCCTCGCGCAACTCACTGAGCTGCCTCCGTCCGCTTTGTATTGAAACGCTTCATGTGTCCACAAGGTGAAAACACGCCCGGGTGCTCGGTTCAAATTGTCCTCACTCGCCATGGGTTGATGACAATGACTTGATGGCCGCTCGCCGTCTTGGCCTCGTATGACGACGACGGCTCGCATCCTCAAGGGCTCTCCTGATTGGAACCTGAAAAGCTCGGATTGGTCAATGACGTGCatctattgtttttgtttggacaGCAGACCGAGATGCTGATCAACCAGCTGAGGGAGATCACCGGGGTTCAAGATCCTCACCTTCTCTGCAGAGCCTTAAAAGTAAGGCAAAGAAGTCCGATCGAGTgacgtgtgcgtgcatgttgaTTTCTAGAGTACATTTGCAGCCTTTATCTTTTCCCACCTTATCTTCTGAAGGCCGGTCGGGGTGACATCGGACACGCTGTCGGTCTCCTGACAAGTCAGCCGGTGGAGGTTGGGGATGGCGGAGAGCCGCAAGAGTTGGGGGCAGCCAATGTGGCCTGGGAAGGACACAAAGGTGGTATACACAGCCTTCTTTATTAGCTTTCCAGATTTGGTTCGTTGCAAAACagattgccggttccttttggtCCAGTAGAACAGAGGCCAAGTGTCGAATCTCCATGAGAaagattttcttttcttcagaCGTCCACGCAGATGAACTCCAAACCGCCATCGAGCTGAGCCTGCAGGAGTCCCACAAGGCTCAGGAAGAGGAGCGAGAGTTCCATCGGTACTGCCCTTTACATTATTAGGAATGCCTTTTATGCAAGTTGGCAATCACATTCGTGACGGACGCCTTGGGCAGGGCTCTGGAGGCCAGCGCTGAGGAGAACCCAGCCAGGGGTAAGAAGAAGAGATGCGAGGCCCACAGCGACATGAGCAACCCCGCCGACTGGATCCGCAAGGACGACTGGCCCGTGGGACTTCGCAACGTGGGCAACACCTGCTGGTTCAGCGCCGTCATCCAGGTGAGCGCGAGCGGCGTGCTTTCAACTCCCTAGCGCCGTGGCATTTTCCGACTAGCGACGCTAATAGCATCAagtgcttttttgttttcatcgcgCCGACTATTGTCGATTCAACCTAGCGGCGGCGAATACGAGCTCGTTGGTGAAATGAAATTATGCCAATTGAATCTGATCGCCGGAGTCACTCTTCAGCGCTCAGCGGCTCCATTAAACTTCCTGCTCAATCAAATATTATCGGGAGACACGAGTGCTCAATTTCATTTTAGTGACACATAAGACAAACTGTTCCCTCACAGGAAACACGCATGGAAAGTACTTAGTGCTTATTTCGGGGGAATGGAAAGTGAAATCAAAGCTTAGAAAGCACGCTTATATCGGtgagagtcttttttttttttttccccccacaagcGAGTAAGCAGGGTTCAAATCATGGCGGAGGGAATAAGCGCAAGCAAGGTGCCATTAATGCCGAGTTGTTTTGTCACCCTGCAGTCCCTCTTCCACCTGCCCGTGTTTAAAAGGCTGGTGCTCGACTACCGCCTCTCTGAGCAAATCCTGGACAGGTGTAAGAGCCACACGGTGAGCATCGGCGGTAAAGacaaacggacggacggacggaaagCAGGTGAACGCTGAATTTGTGCCCACAGGACAAGCGGAACATTGCCTTCATGCAGGAGTTGCGCTGCCTCTTTGCCCTCATGGTGGGCTCCACGCGCAGCTTCGTGGACCCCTCTGCCGCCGTGGAGCTCCTGCGAGAGGCTTTTCGGACCAGCGAGGCCCAGCAGGTACAAGACGTACGCGAGCCAGGACCATGAGATTTCGGATACTGACCCCCCCCTTCCCATTCAGGATGTGAGCGAGTTCTCCCACAAGCTTCTGGACTGGTTAGAAGACGCCTTCCAGCTGGCTGCCAACGGAGAGTAAGTTCCACAAGAGAACCAACCGCAAATACCATATTGATTTTGCTTTTGCTTCCAGCAACGCCACAGACAAGCAAAACAACCCAATGGTCCAACTTTTCTACGGCACCTTTGTGACCCAGCGCAAGCACCAAGGTACCTGCGTCGGTCTTGGTGAGCTGAGCGATACGCAGCGTTCGCTGGCTCAGCCTGCGTGTTTGTTGACCGCAGGTCAAGTTGTATGCAACACGGAGCAGTTTGGCCAGTATCCTTTGCAAGTCAACGGCTTCAATAATCTGGACGAGTGCCTGGAAGGAGCCATGGTGGAGAGGGACATCGAGGCACTCCATGCCCAACACGGCGAGCCGGCTGGCCGAGAGGTAGGTCGCctttaaatcctttttttttctgtcctgaTCACGAttgaggtgttttttttgttttgggctcTTTTTGCAGAGATGGTTCAAAAAACTGCCACCTGTGCTGACATTTGAACTGTCCAGATTTGAATTCAACACGCAGCTCGGCCGCCCTgagaaaatacacaagaaaTTGGAGTTCCCGCAAATCATCTACATGGATAGGTGAGCGCTTGCCAATGGAAGGGAAGAACTATAATACAGAATAATACATAATAATGTAATGTgattatataataaataatacaaataaatatgaTCAATTCAACTCCAAAAAAGTCCAAAGTGTCATGACAAATTACCAGTCACAGTTGTAATAGTGAAAGGGATTTTTCCTGACTTGGTCTTTTCCAGATATCTTCACCAAAACCTGACATGTACGCACGAGAGGCGTGGAGAAGTGAAAAAAGTGAAGGAGCAGCTCGCAGATCTTCAACAGAAACTGGAATGGTAGCGTACAGAGAGCCCACTGTTGAATGGCCTCCTGCGCTTGCTGTGACCAAACGTGTTTCCGTGTAGCTATCAACGCTACGGCTCGGGCCCCAACAAGTACCCTCTGGCCGACATGCTGCAGTTTGTGTTGGAGTTTGCCTCCAGCAAGCCCGCCGCACTTTCGCCGGCCCTTCCTTCATCGCCCACGGACGCCGGCCCAGAGAACAACGGGTGAGCTCGGAGCGCAGATGATGCGATGGAAAAGTTCTGTTTGGTGAATGGGATTGATGGTCTTCCCTCAGTGAGGcggcagaggaggaggggggctcCCAGCGCATTCCCAAGACCTGCAGCCAGCACTGCCCCCCGGCCAATGACGTCTCCGAGGAGGAGCTGCACTTTGTTCAGGCCTGCCTCCAGCGGTGGAGGACGGAAGTGGAGAAGGACATCCACGGTACGGGAGGGAAGGGAGCCTTTCATTCCGGTGGGCCTATATTCCAAGCGCTCACTCCTCTGGATTCATTCCCACCTTGCTCGTGTTGTTTGGGCGCCGCAGAGCTAAAGGCCAACATCGAGAGACTCAGTCAGACGCTGGAGGGCATGTACTCGGACAACAGCCTCTGCCAGGTGATCTTTCCTCATGTCCAGCGTCGCTTTCACCCATGGTTTGTTTTAAGATGACGTTGTCATGTCCATCCTTAGGTGCCCTACAGACTCCACGCGGTGCTGGTCCACGAGGGCCAGGCCTCAGCAGGCCACTACTGGGCGTACATTTACGACCACGCCAACCAGCGCTGGATGAAGTGCAACGACATCACCGTCACCGAGTCCTCGTGGGAGGAGCTGGAACGAGATTCTTTTGGCGGCACGACCAACGCTAGCGCCTACTGTCTCATGTACATCGATGACAGGCTGCCCCATCTTATTAGCGGTACTGGAGCACCACCTGAGCTCTTTGTTTCATTTCAACACAAAGGGACCTTTTCAAAGTCCAACAATGGCCGCTTTCCGTTCAGAGCGCGCAGACGACGAAACGGGCCAGGTGCTGCGCGGCATGGACTCCCTGCCATCCGTCCTGAGACGCTTCGTGCAACAGGACAACCGCTGGTTCCAGCAGGAGCTCAGCGAGTGGGAGGAGCAACTCCGccaggcggcggcgcctccgggCGAGTCGGACGAGCCCCCGGAAGCCGAGCCTCAGCCCCCGGAAGCCGGCGCCGACCGCGATCC
The nucleotide sequence above comes from Syngnathus scovelli strain Florida chromosome 15, RoL_Ssco_1.2, whole genome shotgun sequence. Encoded proteins:
- the usp28 gene encoding ubiquitin carboxyl-terminal hydrolase 28 isoform X1 encodes the protein MIIEESENGENSTNTQTEMLINQLREITGVQDPHLLCRALKAGRGDIGHAVGLLTSQPVEVGDGGEPQELGAANVAWEGHKDVHADELQTAIELSLQESHKAQEEEREFHRALEASAEENPARGKKKRCEAHSDMSNPADWIRKDDWPVGLRNVGNTCWFSAVIQSLFHLPVFKRLVLDYRLSEQILDRCKSHTDKRNIAFMQELRCLFALMVGSTRSFVDPSAAVELLREAFRTSEAQQDVSEFSHKLLDWLEDAFQLAANGDNATDKQNNPMVQLFYGTFVTQRKHQGQVVCNTEQFGQYPLQVNGFNNLDECLEGAMVERDIEALHAQHGEPAGRERWFKKLPPVLTFELSRFEFNTQLGRPEKIHKKLEFPQIIYMDRYLHQNLTCTHERRGEVKKVKEQLADLQQKLECYQRYGSGPNKYPLADMLQFVLEFASSKPAALSPALPSSPTDAGPENNGEAAEEEGGSQRIPKTCSQHCPPANDVSEEELHFVQACLQRWRTEVEKDIHELKANIERLSQTLEGMYSDNSLCQVPYRLHAVLVHEGQASAGHYWAYIYDHANQRWMKCNDITVTESSWEELERDSFGGTTNASAYCLMYIDDRLPHLISERADDETGQVLRGMDSLPSVLRRFVQQDNRWFQQELSEWEEQLRQAAAPPGESDEPPEAEPQPPEAGADRDPQPSAPVEPVPQAQGAAATSQAEARSHPEPDAAGPLEELDAAAAALPNSDCQPDDGEPDNSDMVEPEQCSEVAAVAAEREPQSQSPEVELDANHSLPDLSVNNEDAQEEEKEEEVEETARGDVEASSEEAPRRQSDQEQPMPAAGRRQAQNEVSEVEIPNVGRIMVRADADGYNEEMMLTPAMQGIILAIAKARQAFDSEGPEAGLIKAFHEEYSRLYELSQEETTPREDARLQHALVYFFQNKAPKRVIERTLLEQFTDRNLSYDERAIGIMREARAKLRLIKPEDMDMDEYLQWHDDYRTFRTVFVYLLTGLEHYQHGKMREALTYLAHAYDTNAALLASGEKRGVDTSLIALYRRKCLMSLNERATRLFASGDESKVEDSVAIMDEAVIPCLHLMSREVSSQEDRDTMESIRSQWCCCLGQDMDDSLQMKLGEFLPRVLDCSTQTAVLKDPPKVHVNQAHDLCSRLAAVMESICNTAVVAVK
- the usp28 gene encoding ubiquitin carboxyl-terminal hydrolase 28 isoform X3: MIIEESENGENSTNTQTEMLINQLREITGVQDPHLLCRALKAGRGDIGHAVGLLTSQPVEVGDGGEPQELGAANVAWEGHKDVHADELQTAIELSLQESHKAQEEEREFHRALEASAEENPARGKKKRCEAHSDMSNPADWIRKDDWPVGLRNVGNTCWFSAVIQSLFHLPVFKRLVLDYRLSEQILDRCKSHTDKRNIAFMQELRCLFALMVGSTRSFVDPSAAVELLREAFRTSEAQQDVSEFSHKLLDWLEDAFQLAANGDNATDKQNNPMVQLFYGTFVTQRKHQGQVVCNTEQFGQYPLQVNGFNNLDECLEGAMVERDIEALHAQHGEPAGRERWFKKLPPVLTFELSRFEFNTQLGRPEKIHKKLEFPQIIYMDRYLHQNLTCTHERRGEVKKVKEQLADLQQKLECYQRYGSGPNKYPLADMLQFVLEFASSKPAALSPALPSSPTDAGPENNGEAAEEEGGSQRIPKTCSQHCPPANDVSEEELHFVQACLQRWRTEVEKDIHELKANIERLSQTLEGMYSDNSLCQVPYRLHAVLVHEGQASAGHYWAYIYDHANQRWMKCNDITVTESSWEELERDSFGGTTNASAYCLMYIDDRLPHLISERADDETGQVLRGMDSLPSVLRRFVQQDNRWFQQELSEWEEQLRQAAAPPGESDEPPEAEPQPPEAGADRDPQPSAPVEPVPQAQGAAATSQAEARSHPEPDAAGPLEDAAAAALPNSDCQPDDGEPDNSDMVEPEQCSEVAAVAAEREPQSQSPEVELDANHSLPDLSVNNEDAQEEEKEEEVEETARGDVEASSEEAPRRQSDQEQPMPAAGRRQAQNEVSEVEIPNVGRIMVRADADGYNEEMMLTPAMQGIILAIAKARQAFDSEGPEAGLIKAFHEEYSRLYELSQEETTPREDARLQHALVYFFQNKAPKRVIERTLLEQFTDRNLSYDERAIGIMREARAKLRLIKPEDMDMDEYLQWHDDYRTFRTVFVYLLTGLEHYQHGKMREALTYLAHAYDTNAALLASGEKRGVDTSLIALYRRKCLMSLNERATRLFASGDESKVEDSVAIMDEAVIPCLHLMSREVSSQEDRDTMESIRSQWCCCLGQDMDDSLQMKLGEFLPRVLDCSTQTAVLKDPPKVHVNQAHDLCSRLAAVMESICNTAVVAVK
- the usp28 gene encoding ubiquitin carboxyl-terminal hydrolase 28 isoform X2, translated to MIIEESENGENSTNTTEMLINQLREITGVQDPHLLCRALKAGRGDIGHAVGLLTSQPVEVGDGGEPQELGAANVAWEGHKDVHADELQTAIELSLQESHKAQEEEREFHRALEASAEENPARGKKKRCEAHSDMSNPADWIRKDDWPVGLRNVGNTCWFSAVIQSLFHLPVFKRLVLDYRLSEQILDRCKSHTDKRNIAFMQELRCLFALMVGSTRSFVDPSAAVELLREAFRTSEAQQDVSEFSHKLLDWLEDAFQLAANGDNATDKQNNPMVQLFYGTFVTQRKHQGQVVCNTEQFGQYPLQVNGFNNLDECLEGAMVERDIEALHAQHGEPAGRERWFKKLPPVLTFELSRFEFNTQLGRPEKIHKKLEFPQIIYMDRYLHQNLTCTHERRGEVKKVKEQLADLQQKLECYQRYGSGPNKYPLADMLQFVLEFASSKPAALSPALPSSPTDAGPENNGEAAEEEGGSQRIPKTCSQHCPPANDVSEEELHFVQACLQRWRTEVEKDIHELKANIERLSQTLEGMYSDNSLCQVPYRLHAVLVHEGQASAGHYWAYIYDHANQRWMKCNDITVTESSWEELERDSFGGTTNASAYCLMYIDDRLPHLISERADDETGQVLRGMDSLPSVLRRFVQQDNRWFQQELSEWEEQLRQAAAPPGESDEPPEAEPQPPEAGADRDPQPSAPVEPVPQAQGAAATSQAEARSHPEPDAAGPLEELDAAAAALPNSDCQPDDGEPDNSDMVEPEQCSEVAAVAAEREPQSQSPEVELDANHSLPDLSVNNEDAQEEEKEEEVEETARGDVEASSEEAPRRQSDQEQPMPAAGRRQAQNEVSEVEIPNVGRIMVRADADGYNEEMMLTPAMQGIILAIAKARQAFDSEGPEAGLIKAFHEEYSRLYELSQEETTPREDARLQHALVYFFQNKAPKRVIERTLLEQFTDRNLSYDERAIGIMREARAKLRLIKPEDMDMDEYLQWHDDYRTFRTVFVYLLTGLEHYQHGKMREALTYLAHAYDTNAALLASGEKRGVDTSLIALYRRKCLMSLNERATRLFASGDESKVEDSVAIMDEAVIPCLHLMSREVSSQEDRDTMESIRSQWCCCLGQDMDDSLQMKLGEFLPRVLDCSTQTAVLKDPPKVHVNQAHDLCSRLAAVMESICNTAVVAVK